The Labilibaculum sp. sequence GAGAAATGGCTGCTGAAGGCCAACGATTTGCTCGGGCATGTTATCCTTCATTTTTCCGATGAGCAGTCGGGCATGTTTTTTTACACATCCGACGAGGATCCGGATTTAATTGCCCGTAAAATGGAATTGCTCGATAATGTAATTCCCTCATCCAATTCATCCATTGCAAAAAGTTTGTTTTTAGTAGGAAGTTATTTGGGAAACAGCCGATATGTTGAGCGTTCTGCACAGATGCTTGCCAATGTAAAACCACGTCTCGAAAAGGCAATCTCCTATCATTCCAATTGGGGACAGTTGTATTTTTGGTTGGCAAATCCACTCATCGAAATTGTTGTTGCCGGAGAAGATGCGATAGTTCAGAAACGGAAAATTGAAGAATTATTTTTACCCAATGTCTTGATTTCTGGGAGCAAAACCGAAAGCAGTTTGCCTTTGCTGCAAAATAGATATGTAAATGGGCAAACAACTTTCTATCTTTGTAAAAATCATACCTGCAAACGGCCTGTTACGAAGGTCGGTGATCTGCTAAAGCAACTGGAGGCCGAGAACAGTTATTAGTAAACAGTGATTGTTTTGTAAGCCTGAAGGGCTTTACTATTTCAGATCAGGGCAAGGCCCTGAGAATAGAATAATGGATATGAAGTGTTGAGCGAATTAATTTAAACCTGACAGCGTCGAAGACCTGTAAGCGTTGAGTTTATTGGAAATAAATTTTTAAAGAACCAATTATTAAAATCAAAATAAGAAAATGATGAAGAAAAACAGGCGTACCATTTTGCTTTCGGGCTTTTTGTTGTTTGCAATTGCATGTGCAACTGTGCCCATTACCGGAAGAAAACAAATGAATCTGTTTCCCGAAACAGAAATGATTGCTACCAGTTTAACTCAATACGATGCCTTTTTAAAGGAAAGTAAACTTTCCGATAACAAAGAGCAATCGGCTATGGTAAAAGCCTGCGGTGCCCGAATTTCTGCCGCAGTGGAAAAATTTATGAACGATAACGGCATGAGCGACCGCATTGCAAATTTTGTTTGGGAGTTCAACCTGGTTGAAGATGAAACTCCAAATGCTTGGTGTATGCCTGGCGGAAAAGTGGTGTTCTACACAGGAATTTTACCTTACACACAAACCGAAACCGGTATGGCTGTTGTTATGGGACATGAAATTGCACATGCCATTGCACGTCATGGTAACGAGCGAATGAGTCAGCAAATGGGTATTCAGGCTTTGGGTACCGGATTGTCAATGGCTTTAAATGAAAAGCCTGCCGAAACACAACAAATTTGGATGACTGCCTTTGGTGTTGGTGCCAATGTTGGGGTCATGCTTCCCTTCTCGCGTTCTCACGAAAGTGAAGCCGATAAAATGGGTCTGATTTTTATGGCTATGGCCGGATACAATCCTGCTGAAGCAATCGATTTTTGGAAACGAATGGGAGAGAGCGGAGGTCAAAAACCACCGGAATTTTTATCCACTCATCCTGCCGATGCAACCCGTGTAAAAGATTTGCAAGCTTACTTGCCTGAAGCAATGAAGTATTACAAGAAATAATAATCCGCAGCATATAAGAAACTGTTTAAAAATTTATGGCGTTCTCACAACAGGTGAGGATGCCATTTTTTTATTCAATTTCTGAGAATATTGCGGAGGTTTTCGAAGTTGTGTTCTCTTCTTTTAAGCAGAGGGATGGGAGAGTTTTTTTATTTTGTGTGATTTAAATATTTTTCTTTCACCAATGAATCTGATGGGAGAAATTTAAATTCGATATTCTCATTTTTGGATTTTAACCAAATAATAAATTCTTGAAAATCTTTATCCGAAAGAACAGAAGTCGTGGTTATTTTTTTGAATCTGTTTTGTTGATATTTAAAAATAGTACGGCTGGTTCCTCGATAAGCCGAAATGTGTGTTAATTCATGTATCTCGGAGTATTTTATTTGAATTATTTTTCGAGAGAATTTATAAGTAACGGTAATGAATTTGTCTTGGAATTCAATTTTCATTAGCCTCTTAAATATCAGGCAGGCAACTAATAATAGAGGAATTAGTAGTGCTGTACCAATTACCGGAAATATAATGCTATCTCTAAGAAAATAAGATAATGCACCAATAAGAATTATAGGTATCAGTATGGCTGAAAGATAATCACTAAGGTAATAATTGTTGGATGTGTAATTTTTCATCGGTTTGCATTTAATTTCCCCTCTCTCTTTCACTCCTTTAGTCTTTTTCCTTATTTTTTTAACTGCTCATTTCCTCAACACTTCCTTATCTTCAAAATTCTCCGAATTCCAAATTTCCTCAGGAATCGAGTCATCATCTTCGGGAATAATAATTGCAGGTTTTTTCGGCCCTTGGTTTCGGTAAGCCAAGGCGTAAATCATTCCAGAGAAACCACCAAACAAATGACCTTCCCACGAAACATCAGTTAGAATTGGGAACACGCCCCAAAATAAGCTGCCATACAGAAAAGCCACAATAAAAGAGATAGCAATTAAACGATAGTGATTGCGGATAATTCCGCTAAAAAACAGGAAAGATGCAAAAGCGTAAACCAATCCGCTGGCACCAATATGATAGGCTTCGCGTGCGCCCAGCCAAACCAGAATGTTTGTTGTAAGATAACACAGTATAAATATCTGGTACGAAAGCGGACGATAGAAATAGAAGATGCCCCAACTTAAAACAAAAAAGGGAATTGTGTTGGCCATTAAATGACTAAAATCCTTATGAATTAACGGACTGGTGAGAATCCCCAATAAACCTTTTGCGTGCAAAGGGAAAATTCCCAGATAATACAAATTAAGGTCAAGTCCCCATTCAAATATTTTAACAGCCCAAATCAAAAAAACAAAAGCGAGCGGAAAAATCAAACTGTGCTTTAGCCTTAATTTTTCAAAATCCTTATTGTATGGTCTGGTTTCTCGCAAAATTCCGCACTTATAAGTAGTGAAGCCCCTTTAGGGGTTTGGGGTGTTTTCTGATGTTTTAATCCAATTCAATCTCTATTTCTTCATCGGTTTTTGGATTCGAAATTTCAACAACTTTTCCGTTGATGCATTCCAGCGTACGGGCAGGAAATTTTTTCAGCAAATCGTGCTGATGTGTTGCCATCACAATAGTCCGCCCGTTTTTACTGATATCCATAAGCAATTCAGCCAATTCATCCGATGTTTCGGGGTCAAGATTACCAGTTGGCTCATCGGCTAAAATAATATCCGGAGAGTTGAGTAAGGCGCGGGCAATAACGATTCGCTGCTGTTCTCCTCCCGAAAGCTCATGCGGCATTTTATATCCTTTCTTGCCCATTTTTACTTTGCTCAAAACTTCCTCTATTCTATGGTCAATCTCTTTTTTGTTTTTCCAGCCGGTAGCTTTCAAAACAAATTCCAGATTAGAATGAACATTACGATCGGTTAACAATTGAAAATCCTGAAATACGATACCAATTTTTCGTCTTAAAAAAGGAACTTGTTTTGTTTTGATGATGGGAAGATAAAATCCGGCAACCGAACCACCTCCTTCTTTTATTGGCAGATCGGCGTATAAGGTTTTCATTAAACTGGTTTTGCCGCTGCCCACTTTTCCTATGATGTAAACAAATTCTCCTTTTTCAATTTCCAAACTAACGTCTGTTAGAATAATATTATCTGCCTGGCGGATAACTGCATTTTTAAGTTCAATGATAGGAGATTCGGACATGTATTTTGTTTTTTTAGAATTCAAATTGTGTGTTGACATACAAATCTAAAAAATTATTTCGGCAGAAGGTTTTTTATTCCTCTTTTCTTTATCAAAACAGAGTGCAATTTTTCTTTCTTTCCACCGTTTGAAATACGATAAGCTTACAGATTATTTATACCTTTAGGCCTGATTTTATGAGTTGAATCTGATTCGGAAATCAGCCACTGAAAGGCTTGGATATTCAACGTTTTTTTAACTTGTTATACCTACACACGCAACGAAGATATGAGAAATAAATATAGTTTGTGGATTTTGATTTTCCTGTTTTTTTTATGTTTGGGATTTACAGTTCAGGCCCAAAAATCATTACCCCTTAAAAGCAGTAATCAAGTTTGGCAATCGGCCATGGAAATGTTCCAAAACAAAAATTATGGCGGAGCCAGACACGAATTCGCCGATTTTATTCAAATGGAGAAGGATGCTTATTCCGATCGAGCCACCAAAGCTGTTTTTTATATGGCCTGGTGTTCCATCGAACTTTTTCGTCCGGAGGCCGAAGAGGAAATGAAATCTTTTATTCAGAAGCATCCGGAGAGTAATTTAAAACAGGCTGCTTATTTTCAGTTGGGAAGGCAGCAGTATCGAAGTAAGAAATACAAGGATGCTTTGGAATGGTTTAAAAAGGTTGATGTTTATGCTTTAAATTCTGATCAGCGAACCGAATATCAGTTTAAAATGGGCTATTCTTATTTTGTAGAAAAGAAATATGAAGAGGCCAGACAATTCTTTTTCGATATTATCGAAGTGTCGGGAGAATATAATGCTCCGGCAAATTACTACTATGCTCACATTGCCTATTTAAACGGGAATTATCAAACTGCACTGAATGGGTTCGAAAAGCTGATTAAGAATAAAACCTTTCAGCCGATTGTTCCTTACTACATCACGCAAATTTATTACCTGCAGGAGAAATATGCGAAGGTAATTGAATATGCTCCGCAATTTTTAGATGATGCCTCGGTAACACGAAGCGACGAAATTGCGAAGATGATCGGACTTTCTCATTACCAGTTAAAAGAATACCAAAAGGCAATTCCATTTCTGGATAAAGGAAAGAAAAGCTTTTCGCGTGAGGACAGGTTTGCTTACGGATATTGTCTTTACAAACAAAAGAAATATGGGGAAGCAGTTGAGCAATTTGAGAGAGTTGGCGGCGAAAATGATGAGTTGCTGATGGTTGCCAATTATTGTCTGGCAGATTGTTCTCTGCAATTGGGAGATAAACAAGGAGCTAAAGTTGCTTTTGCAACTACTGCCCGAATGGATTTTGATAAAAATATGCAGCAGGATGCTTTGTTTAATTTTGCAAAATTGACCTACGAGCTTTCTTATTCGCCTTTTAACGAGACCATAAAGGCTTTTGATGAATATTTGCAGAACTATCCGGACTCTGATCGTAATGATGAAGCTTACGATTACCTGGTGAAAGTGTACATGACCACTAAGAATTATGGCGATGCGTTACTTTCTATGGATAAAATTGCAAACAAAACTCAGGAGATTAAAAGGGCCTACCAAAGAGTTTCCAGGCTGCGTGGTTTAGAGTTGATGAAGCAGTTGAATTACAGCAAGGCAATTGAATCTTTTAATGCGGCTTTGCAATACAAAATTTAT is a genomic window containing:
- a CDS encoding M48 family metallopeptidase, producing MMKKNRRTILLSGFLLFAIACATVPITGRKQMNLFPETEMIATSLTQYDAFLKESKLSDNKEQSAMVKACGARISAAVEKFMNDNGMSDRIANFVWEFNLVEDETPNAWCMPGGKVVFYTGILPYTQTETGMAVVMGHEIAHAIARHGNERMSQQMGIQALGTGLSMALNEKPAETQQIWMTAFGVGANVGVMLPFSRSHESEADKMGLIFMAMAGYNPAEAIDFWKRMGESGGQKPPEFLSTHPADATRVKDLQAYLPEAMKYYKK
- a CDS encoding rhomboid family intramembrane serine protease, giving the protein MRETRPYNKDFEKLRLKHSLIFPLAFVFLIWAVKIFEWGLDLNLYYLGIFPLHAKGLLGILTSPLIHKDFSHLMANTIPFFVLSWGIFYFYRPLSYQIFILCYLTTNILVWLGAREAYHIGASGLVYAFASFLFFSGIIRNHYRLIAISFIVAFLYGSLFWGVFPILTDVSWEGHLFGGFSGMIYALAYRNQGPKKPAIIIPEDDDSIPEEIWNSENFEDKEVLRK
- a CDS encoding ATP-binding cassette domain-containing protein — its product is MSESPIIELKNAVIRQADNIILTDVSLEIEKGEFVYIIGKVGSGKTSLMKTLYADLPIKEGGGSVAGFYLPIIKTKQVPFLRRKIGIVFQDFQLLTDRNVHSNLEFVLKATGWKNKKEIDHRIEEVLSKVKMGKKGYKMPHELSGGEQQRIVIARALLNSPDIILADEPTGNLDPETSDELAELLMDISKNGRTIVMATHQHDLLKKFPARTLECINGKVVEISNPKTDEEIEIELD